From Candidatus Hydrogenedentota bacterium, one genomic window encodes:
- a CDS encoding HAD family hydrolase, with translation MHISQFQAVLFDLDETLLENTRSFQDMAYDTYFQFRTDLDPVSADDFWQVFWSKAVDMWYMMIDGVITGDEARLYTFVNTLRALDADSGLAKPMLEDSHARIVNATRLFEDTIPVLTRLREAGLRLGIVTNGYATTQHGKIARHSLRPHVDFVVVSEEVGSHKPDPAIFGAAVSLAQSAPARTLFVGDTFVNDIEGALGAGLRGVLVDPSGRMASGPSFQGESVPSVRCLAELLPILGLE, from the coding sequence CGCAGTTTCAGGCCGTACTCTTCGATCTGGATGAAACGCTCCTGGAGAATACGCGTTCGTTTCAGGACATGGCCTACGACACGTACTTCCAGTTCCGGACTGACTTGGACCCGGTTTCCGCTGACGATTTCTGGCAGGTCTTCTGGAGCAAGGCCGTGGACATGTGGTACATGATGATAGACGGCGTCATCACCGGCGATGAGGCGCGTCTCTACACCTTCGTGAACACGTTGCGGGCGCTCGACGCCGATTCCGGTCTCGCAAAGCCCATGTTGGAAGACTCCCATGCGCGTATCGTGAACGCGACCAGGTTGTTTGAAGATACGATTCCGGTGCTGACCCGCTTAAGGGAAGCGGGCTTGCGGCTGGGCATTGTCACCAATGGCTATGCCACCACGCAGCACGGAAAGATCGCGCGACATTCCCTTCGGCCTCATGTGGATTTCGTGGTCGTCTCCGAAGAGGTCGGTTCGCACAAACCCGATCCCGCCATCTTCGGGGCGGCGGTGTCTTTGGCGCAGTCGGCCCCGGCGAGAACGCTTTTTGTAGGGGACACGTTCGTCAACGATATTGAGGGAGCGCTGGGGGCCGGTCTACGCGGCGTCCTGGTCGACCCTTCCGGCCGGATGGCAAGCGGGCCTTCGTTTCAAGGTGAGTCAGTGCCAAGTGTGCGCTGCCTCGCCGAATTGCTGCCAATCCTCGGGCTCGAGTAA
- a CDS encoding NUDIX domain-containing protein produces MKTRRYRAAGGIVLDSSLRVLLIERHVVRDNREIHEVRLPKGHIDPGETDAEAAVRETCEETGYCQLDVIADLGESVSEYDFENVHYHRNEHYYLMRLRSAERRPIHAAPGSEEALFSPLWAESLQSATSMLTYETERDFALRAAEWLRKSAQQAQQQ; encoded by the coding sequence GTGAAGACCAGACGATATCGTGCCGCTGGCGGAATCGTTCTAGACTCTTCCCTGCGCGTTTTGCTTATCGAGCGGCACGTTGTTCGCGATAACCGCGAAATCCACGAGGTTCGCCTGCCAAAGGGTCATATCGACCCTGGCGAAACCGATGCTGAAGCGGCCGTCCGGGAAACCTGCGAGGAAACCGGATACTGCCAACTCGACGTGATTGCCGACCTCGGCGAGTCAGTCAGCGAATACGATTTCGAAAACGTCCACTACCACCGTAACGAGCATTACTACCTGATGCGCCTGCGGTCCGCCGAGCGAAGACCCATCCACGCTGCACCAGGGTCAGAGGAAGCACTCTTCTCGCCTCTATGGGCCGAATCCCTGCAAAGCGCCACCAGCATGCTCACGTACGAAACTGAACGCGATTTTGCCCTGCGGGCCGCAGAGTGGCTGCGAAAATCAGCTCAGCAGGCCCAGCAACAGTAG